Proteins encoded by one window of Actinocorallia herbida:
- a CDS encoding sensor histidine kinase has protein sequence MGFMDRRRPLVQDCLLAVAMAVLLAVVVAVTPGADALDCAAAVVGSLALVVWRRAPLAALLVATACMLVVEVRLQPGPPAAFPVMVAVFGASGAGHRLAAVSASAVFLSADLSVQLPDADGTFRNLPSTVLLLGWFVACGVAATVARHRQAYLEEAEQRAAEAERTREEAALRRAGEERLRIARELHDSLTHSISVITVQAGVAVHLARRRGEEAPPALLAIQEAGGDAMRELRATLEVLRAPGHPDGDGRASGLDRLDDLVGRARSAGLPVTVTVTGTRRELPAEVDRAAYRIVQEALTNISRHAGEATADVRISYADGTLVVQIDDDGKADPDAPPVPGTGLLGMRERVAALGGRLRAEPRSEGGFTVRAELALGGPA, from the coding sequence ATGGGGTTCATGGACCGGAGGAGACCGCTCGTCCAGGACTGCCTCCTCGCCGTCGCGATGGCGGTCCTGCTGGCGGTCGTCGTGGCCGTCACGCCGGGCGCGGACGCGCTGGACTGCGCGGCGGCCGTCGTGGGCTCGCTCGCGCTCGTCGTCTGGCGGCGGGCGCCCCTGGCGGCGCTGCTCGTCGCCACGGCCTGCATGCTCGTGGTCGAGGTGCGGCTTCAGCCCGGCCCGCCCGCGGCGTTCCCGGTGATGGTCGCGGTGTTCGGCGCGTCCGGCGCGGGCCATCGCCTGGCCGCGGTGTCGGCGAGCGCCGTCTTCCTGAGCGCCGACCTCTCCGTGCAGCTGCCCGACGCCGACGGCACCTTCCGGAACCTTCCGAGCACCGTCCTGCTGCTCGGCTGGTTCGTCGCGTGCGGCGTGGCGGCGACGGTCGCCCGGCACCGGCAGGCGTACCTGGAGGAGGCCGAGCAGCGCGCCGCCGAGGCCGAGCGCACGCGCGAGGAGGCGGCCCTGCGCCGCGCGGGCGAGGAGCGGCTGCGCATCGCCAGGGAACTGCACGACTCCCTCACCCACAGCATCTCGGTCATCACGGTCCAGGCGGGAGTGGCGGTGCACCTGGCGCGGCGGCGCGGGGAGGAGGCGCCGCCCGCGCTGCTGGCCATCCAGGAGGCCGGCGGCGACGCCATGCGCGAACTGCGCGCGACCCTTGAGGTGCTGCGCGCGCCCGGCCACCCCGACGGCGACGGCAGGGCCAGCGGCCTCGACCGGCTCGACGACCTGGTCGGGCGGGCCCGCTCGGCCGGCCTGCCCGTCACCGTGACGGTCACCGGCACCCGGCGGGAACTCCCCGCCGAGGTGGACCGGGCCGCCTACCGGATCGTCCAGGAGGCGCTCACCAACATCTCCCGGCACGCCGGGGAGGCGACCGCGGACGTCCGCATCTCCTACGCGGACGGGACCCTGGTCGTCCAGATAGACGACGACGGCAAGGCCGACCCGGACGCCCCGCCCGTCCCCGGCACCGGCCTGCTCGGCATGCGCGAGCGCGTCGCGGCGCTCGGCGGC